One Triplophysa dalaica isolate WHDGS20190420 chromosome 11, ASM1584641v1, whole genome shotgun sequence genomic window carries:
- the LOC130432163 gene encoding mRNA decay activator protein ZFP36L2-like, producing MRDNLRLSPETEMSATILSAFYDIDMLYKQEKSLNMNALHINSMLDKKAVGAPVTASSSTNNCNSYTSGFFRRNSTSNMECMTNGNKYPSFNNMKETTSTAIMNKENKFRDRAFSESGERVQLQQLQALQQKPGSQINSTRYKTELCRPFEENGSCKYGEKCQFAHGYHELRSLSRHPKYKTEPCRTFHTIGFCPYGPRCHFIHNADERRPSPANANSLQGEPTKTARGESMCGYGQQQAAGAFRDRPKLHHSLSFSGFSSHHHGLDSTLLDSPTSRTPPPPSSSSNSCTANFYEDVLSPSSVTRCLSNSAFSFPGQDLKALLAPLAVHTHNGYTGQSNGAFYGNLQVNLGGGPPSPQYGHMQSLRPLSESPVFDSPPSPPDSISDRESYASGSLSSSGSLSGSESPSLDGGRRLPIFSRLSISDD from the exons ATGAGAGATAATCTGCGCCTGTCTCCTGAAACAGAAATGTCTGCAACAATCCTGTCCGCTTTCTACGACATCGACATGCTGTATAAG CAGGAGAAGAGCCTCAACATGAACGCTCTTCACATTAACAGTATGCTGGATAAGAAAGCAGTTGGAGCCCCCGTAACAGCCTCCAGCAGCACCAACAATTGTAACTCCTACACGTCAGGATTTTTCCGCCGAAATTCCACCAGCAACATGGAGTGCATGACGAACGGCAACAAGTACCCCTCCTTTAACAACATGAAGGAGACCACCAGCACCGCCATCATGAATAAGGAGAACAAGTTTCGCGACCGCGCCTTCAGCGAGAGCGGGGAGCGCGTCCAGCTGCAGCAGCTGCAGGCGCTGCAGCAGAAGCCAGGCTCGCAGATCAACTCCACCCGCTACAAGACCGAACTCTGCAGGCCCTTCGAGGAAAACGGGTCGTGTAAATACGGCGAAAAGTGCCAGTTCGCTCACGGCTACCACGAGCTGAGGAGCTTGTCCCGCCACCCTAAGTACAAGACCGAGCCATGTCGCACTTTTCACACCATCGGTTTCTGTCCGTACGGCCCGCGCTGCCATTTCATCCATAATGCCGACGAAAGAAGACCATCGCCCGCCAACGCCAACAGCCTGCAGGGCGAGCCCACCAAGACCGCCCGGGGGGAGTCGATGTGCGGCTACGGTCAGCAGCAGGCTGCGGGAGCGTTCAGGGACAGACCTAAACTCCACCACAGCCTCAGTTTCTCGGGTTTCTCCAGCCACCATCACGGACTCGACTCGACCCTTCTCGATAGCCCCACGTCCCGCACTCCGCCACCCCCCTCCTCGTCATCCAACAGCTGCACCGCTAACTTTTATGAAGACGTTCTGTCGCCCAGCTCCGTGACCCGTTGCCTTAGCAACAGTGCCTTCTCTTTTCCTGGGCAAGACCTTAAAGCCCTGCTCGCCCCACTGGCCGTGCACACGCACAACGGTTACACCGGCCAGTCCAATGGTGCTTTCTACGGAAACCTTCAGGTCAACTTGGGCGGCGGCCCTCCTTCTCCCCAGTACGGCCACATGCAGTCCCTCCGCCCCCTATCGGAGTCGCCGGTCTTCGACTCGCCCCCCAGCCCGCCGGACAGCATCTCAGACCGGGAGAGCTACGCCAGCGGCTCGCTCAGCTCCTCCGGAAGTCTCAGCGGCTCCGAATCTCCCAGTCTGGACGGCGGGAGGCGTTTGCCAATCTTCAGCAGGCTGTCGATTTCTGACGATTAA